The Streptomyces sp. 135 sequence GCGGCACGGCACGCGCGCGACCTCCCCGAGGCCGCCGCGCTGCGGCTGCACCGGGTCCTCGCCCTCTCCGCGGACGAGATCGAGGCCGCCCAGCTCCTGCTGCGGGACGCCGCGCAGCGCGCCGACGCCGAGACCTGGACCGAGCGGGACGTGGCGCGCAACCGGCGCATCGCGGCCTCGGTCGTCGGACTGCTCGCCCGCGCGGTCGAGCGGCTCCACCGCACCGGCGTCCGCTCCGAAGGCGCCGGCCCGGACGTCGTCGAACGGTGCCGCCGCGACGTACGCACCGTGGCGGGCCACCGCATGCTGCGCCGGGAGCAGGCGGCGGTGGACTACGCACGCAGCGTCTTCTCCGAAGTGTCGGCAGAACTGTCCGGTGCGGAACTGTCCGGTGCGGACCTGTCCGGGATCGAGGTCCCCCATGCCGAAGTCTGACTCCGTCCGCCGCCCCCGCCTGGTCTTCACCGACGTCGACGAGACGCTGATCACCTGCAAGAGCCTCTTCGACTTCCTCGACTACTACGCGGCCGGCCGGTACGGCGCCGAGGGAGCGCGCCGCGCGGCCCGGGTCCGCGAGGACCTGCGCGCGAAAACGACGGCCGGCCTGCCGAGGGAGGAGGGCAACCGCGCGTACTACCGGGCCTGGCGGGGCGAGCCGGTGGCGGCGGTCGAGGAGTGGGCCCGCCGCTGGTTCACCGAACGCAGCGCCGCCGAGGGCTTCTACGTACGCCGTGTCGCCGAGGAACTGCGCGCCCACCGGGCCGACGGCGCGCGCATCGCCCTGGTCTCCGGCTCGTTCCGCCCGCTCCTGGCACCCCTCGCCGAGGCGGTGGGCGCCGAACACGTGCTGTGCGCGCGCCCGGAGCGGTGCGGCCGGGTCTACACCGGGGCGCTCCTCGGCGCCCCGGTCATCGGCGCCGAGAAGCGGCGCCTGGTGAGGGAGTTGCTGGCCCGGTACGCCGACATCGACCCGGCGGACTGCTACGGGTACGGGGACGACCCCTCCGACCTGCCGATGCTGGACGAGGTGGGCCACGCCGTCCGGGTGGGGGCGCTCGCCCGCGGCTAGGCCTTCGCCCCCGCCCCACACAGCGGCACCACCGCCGTCCGGCCGTCGAGCGCTCCGTCCCGCACGGCCGCCCAGCAGGCCACCCCGGTGGGCTCCACGTACAGGCCACGCGCCGCCAGGTCCCGTCGGGCCGCCGCGATCTGCTCGTCCGTCACGGTGAGGAAGGAGCCCCTGAACTCCCGTACCGCTGCCAGGATCTGCCGCGCGCGCGGCGGACGCGGGATCGCGATGCCCTCCGCCGAGGTGGCCGCCGCCGGGGTCTCGCCGACCAGGTCCGCGGCGCCCGCCCGCCAGGCCTCGGCGAGCGGGGCCACCGCCGCGGCCTGCACCGCGTACAGCGCAGGCGCCTTCGCGATGAGCCCGGCCGCGTGCAGCTCACGCACGGCGAGGGCGGCACCTAGCAGCAGCGTTCCGTTGCCCACGGGGACCACCAGCGCGTCGGGCAGCCGGCCGCCCAGGTCCTCCCAGAGCTCGTGTACGTACGTCTTGGTGCCCTGGAGGAAGTAGGGGTTGTGGACGTGCGAGGCGTAGAACGTGCCGGCGGTGCCGGCGGCGGCCCGGGCCGCGCGGGCGGTCGACTCCCGCCCGCCGTCGACGACTTCCAGCCGCGCCCCGTGCGCCCCGATCTGCGCCAGCTTCCTCGGCGGCGTCCCGGCGGGGACGTACACGGTGCAGGGGAGCCCGGCCCGCGCGCAGTACGCGGCGACCGCCGTGCCCGCGTTGCCGCTGCTGTCGGCGATGACGCGGTCCGGGCCGAGATGCCCCGCGAGGGCGGCGAGCACGACCGCGCCCCGGTCCTTGAAGGAGAGCGTCGGCATCAGGAAGTCCAGCTTGGCCGAGACTTCCGGGGTCAGCTCCACGAGGGGCGTGCGGCCCTCACCGAGCGAGATCGCGGGGGCGGGCAGCGGCAGGGACTCCGCGTAACGCCACAGGGAGTTGACGCGCCCGGACAGTGCGGCGAGGGGCGCCGGGGTGGGGGAGAAGTCCAGGTCGAGCGGGCCACGGCAGACAGGACAGGCCCACTCCAGCGACCCCCCGGGCACGCGGGTCCCGTCGGCGGGACAGAAGCGGTCCGGCAGTGCGGTCATGGCGGTCACGCGGGTCACGGCGGTCATGCGCGCAGGCTAGTGCCGGGTCTGGAGCGGTTCGCCGCGCGGCAAGGGCGGGCGCGGCGGAAAACCGCTTCGAGCCCTGGGCACCAGCCCCTACCGTGACCCCGCGATGGTGACGCGAGCGGCTGGCGCGAGGGTGCCTGGCCTGACGTGCTGTGGGTCGGCGTCAGGTGTGAGAGCGAGGTCGCCGCGGGCCGCGAGACCGCCCGCGGGGACCGGCCGACGGGCATGGCCGCGGCGCAGGCGGAGTCGGTCCACCGGGGTGTGGTCTACGACCTGGAGGTGGACTCCACGCACACCGAATCCTTGGCCTGCGCCCGCCTCATCGCCGCCCGCGTCGAGTGACCGGGAGGCCGACGGGCGAGGGGGCGGCCGGGGGCAGAGTCTGACGGGGCGCCATGCCAGCCGTGGGGTTGCTGTGTTCCGTGAGGCGAACGGCACCCGCGGCGGTCACGTTCCGTCCGGTCCTGGCCCTTGTGGGATTCCTATGGATCCGCCAATCTTTCGTCCCGACGGAGGCGGATCCCGCACGGTCGGGCGGCATGTCATATTGACATGCTCCTGTCGAGCGGGCGCCTCCGCGTGTGTGGGCACCACAGGCACCAATCCCCCACCAGCGCACCACCTATTGAGGAGGACCCCTCAGATGGCAGTGATGCGTCATAACCGCCGAAGACTGGCCGGGATCAGCGCGACAGCGGTCGCGGCCCTCGCCCTCGGCGTCGTCTCCGCCCTCCCGGCCACCGCCGACGCGCGGCAGGCGGACGGCAGGATCGAGAACGCCGGCGCCCCCGGCACGATCAAGAACAGCTACATCGTGAGCCTCGACAAGGACGGCCCGAAGGCCCGCTCCGCCGAGGGCAGGGCCCTCGCGAAGGAGTACGGCGCCAAGATCGAGCGGACCTACGACAAGGCCCTCAACGGCTACGCGGTCGAGCTCACCGAGGCCGAGGCGAAGAAGTTCGCGGCCGACCCGGCCGTCGACGCGGTCGTCCAGAACCGGACGTTCACTGCCAGCGCCACCCAGACCAACCCGCCCTCGTGGGGCCTGGACAGGATCGACCAGAAGACCCTGCCGCTGGACCAGAAGTACACGTATCCGGACTCCGCGGGCGAGGGCGTCACCGCGTACGTCATCGACACCGGCGTCCGCATCAGCCACAGCGACTTCGGCGGCCGGGCCTCCTACGGCTATGACGCCATCGACAACGACAACACCGCGCAGGACGGCCACGGCCACGGCACCCACGTCGCGGGCACGGTCGCCGGGACCCTGCACGGCGTCGCCAAGAAGGCCAAGATCGTCGGCGTCCGCGTCCTGAACAACCAGGGCTCGGGCACCACCGCCCAGGTCGTCGCGGGCATCGACTGGGTGACGAAGAACGCCGTCAAGCCCGCCGTCGCCAACATGTCGCTCGGCGGCGGCGCCGACAGCGCGCTCGACACGGCCGTACGCAACTCCATCGCCTCCGGCATCACGTACGCCGTCGCGGCAGGCAACGAGTCGACCGACGCGTCGACGAAGTCGCCCGCGCGCGTGGCGGAGGCCATCACCGTCGGCGCCACGACCAGCACCGACGCCCGGGCCAGCTACTCCAACTACGGCAGCATCCTGGACATCTTCGCGCCGGGCTCCTCGATCACCTCGTCGTGGAACTCCAGCGACTCGGCGACCAACACCATCTCCGGTACGTCGATGGCGTCCCCGCACGTCGCCGGCGCCGCCGCCATCTACGTGGGCCAGAACCCGTCGGCGACCCCGGCACAGGTCTCCTCGGCCCTCGTCGGCGCCTCCTCGACCGGCGTCGTCACCAACCCCGGCTCCGGCTCGCCCAACCGCCTGCTGAACGTGACGGGCGGCACCACGAACCCGCCGGGCAAGAAGTTCACCAACGACACGGACTACGCGATCCAGGACAACGCCACGGCCGAGTCCCCGGTGACCGTGACCGAGGTGCCGGGCAACGCGCCCGCCGCCCTGAGCGTGCCGGTGACCATCCAGCACACCTACATCGGCGACCTCCAGGTCCAGCTGATCGCTCCGGACGGCACCGCCTATACCCTCAAGGGCTACGGCACCGGCGGCAGCGCGGACAACATCAACACCACGTACACCGTGAACGCCTCCTCGGAGACGGCCAACGGCACGTGGAAGCTGCGGGTCAGCGACAACGCGGCACAGGACACCGGGAAGATCGACTCCTGGAGCCTGCAGTTCTGAGGCTCTGAGCGCGTGAACCTCGCCCTCGCGGTGCGGATCGGGGTCGGTGACCCGGTCGGCCGCGGGGGCGAGTGCTTGTACGACGAGGTGCTTGTATCCGGAGAACGGCCCCGCGGGAAGACCCGGCAGGGCAGAAATCATCACTTCGAGTGATTCCTTGGCCTTGGGTTGCAGGCAACAACCCACGGTTGCCAGGCTGTAGCTGTCTGTCAACCTGATGGGAGTGGCCAGTGACTTTCGGTGAGCAGCCGGCGTATCTGCGCGTCGCGGGCGATCTGCGCAAGAAGATCGTCGACGGTTCGCTGCCGCCGCACACCCGGCTCCCCTCGCAGGCCAGGATCCGCGAGGAATACGGGGTCTCGGACACCGTCGCCCTGGAGGCGCGCAAGGTCCTGATGGCCGAGGGCCTGGTCGAGGGCCGCTCCGGTTCCGGCACGTACGTGCGCGAGCGCCCCGTCCCCCGCAGGATCGCCCGCACCGGCTACCGCGCGGTGAACGGCGGCTCGACCCCCTTCCGCCAGGAGCAGGCGGCCGAGGGTGCGCGCGGCACCTGGGAGTCGCGCAGCGAGCAGGTCGAGGCGGGCGCCGCGATCGCCGAGCGGCTCGCCATCCGCCAGGGCGACCGCGTGATGTGCACCAAGTACGTCTTCCGGGACGCGGGGGAGGCCATGATGCTCTCCACCTCCTGGGAGCCCCTCGCCGTCACGGGCCGCACCCCCGTGATGCTCCCCGAGGAAGGCCCCCTCGGCGGCTGCGGAGTCGTGGAGCGCATGGCGGCCATCGACGTGGTCGTGGACAACGTCGCGGAGGAGGTGGGCGCCCGGCCCGGCCTCGCGGAGGAGCTGACGGCGCTCGGCGGCGTCCCCGGCCACGTGGTCCTCGTCGTCCAGCGCACCTACTACGCCTCGGGCCGCCCGGTGGAGACGGCCGACGTCGTCGTCCCCGCCGACCGCTACTGCGTCGCCTACCACCTGCCCGTGAAGTGACCTCGGAGCAGTCCGTGGAGTGACGGAGTGACCCGCTGGGGGCGCGTCGCGTGGGTGCGCCCCCCACCGGCTCCGCACAAGTGGCCGATTGCCTACGCCTGGCACTCCGTGCCGCGTACCTCTTTGTGCAAACGCGTATCCGCACAGTAAAGGTCGGGCGTAGGCTCGGGCATATGCGTATTGCGGTTTCCTTAGTGATCGAGGCGTGGCGCGCGCCGGGGGCGGCGAACGGAGGGGCGCGATGAACGACGGGACGGTCACGCTGCCCTGGCTCGTCATCCGGCAGGACGACAACGGCAACCGCTACCGCGTCGGCAGGTTCGCCACGAAGGCCGAGGCCCAGAAGATCGCGGACAGTCTCGACGACCGCGGTCACCAGCAGCTGTACTGGATCGAGAAGCTGAATCAGAACGGCGGCGGGCGCTGACCGTAGGCTCCGGCGCATGAACGAACGCATCGTGGTGGGCGCCGCCCTGTACGACGACGGACGCCTGCTCGCCGCGCGGCGCAGTGCGCCCCCCGAACTCGCGGGCGGCTGGGAGCTGCCCGGCGGCAAGGTCGAGCCCGGTGAGCGCGGTGAGGACGCGCTGGTGCGCGAGCTCCGCGAGGAACTGGGCGTCGAGGCGGAAGTGGTGGAGCGCGTGCCCGGACAGTGGCCGCTCGCCAAGGGGTACGTCCTGCGGGTCTGGACGGCCCGGCTCCTCTCGGGCGTCGCCGAGCCCCTCCAGGACCATGACGAGCTGCGCTGGCTCGCCCCCGACCAGGTGTGGTCGGTGGACTGGCTGACGGCGGATGTGCCTGCTGTGACGGCGGCGCTCGCCGTGGCGCGCGCCACGCACTGATCTCTCCTACGCCGTTCGTGCCACAGCGCGCCCCATTACGCGGTAAAGCCGCCGGTATATCGGGTATGTGGGCATTAACCACCCGAAACCGGACAGGTTCTGCTTCTGGTCTGGAAGTGATCGGCGTGATCGACATCGAAGGCGACTGCGCCGAGTGGGACTTCCCCGCGGACCCCGGCGCGGTCCGCACCGCTCGCCATGTCGTCCGCGAGCAGCTCGGCGACTGGGGTCTCGCGTCCCTCGGTGACATCACCGCGTTGCTCGTGAGCGAGCTGGTCACCAACTCCCTGCGGCACGCCTCCGGGCCTATCGGCGTACGCCTCGTACGCCCCGCCGACCCGCTCGGCACCCTTCTCGTGGAGGTGTCCGACCCCCTGCCCGACCCGCCCCTGGCGCGCGCCGCCGCACCCGACGACGAGAGCGGACGCGGCCTCCAGCTCGTGGCCCGCTCCTCGCGGCGCTGGGGCACACGGCAGGGCAGGACGGGCAGGACGGGGAAGACGGTGTGGTTCGAGCTGGCGCTGCCGGGTTAGAAGACTTGCAGTGTGCGAAGGGCGTCGGGCACAAGTGCGGCACGGGCCAAAAAGCGTCGAGTCCGTGCTGTGATCGTGAACGCCGTGTGGCGCTGCACCGTAGTGCTGGATACTGCGGTCAGCCGTACTTGGTGACCGGTGCCGGACGCGGTGAGCTGGAGGGGACGGTTCGCGTGAGCGAGATACCAGCGAAGGCGACGGGGCCGCACGGGCCGTCGGGCGACGCGCAGACCGAGCGGCCGTCGGGCGATCCGGCGGCCGGCGGACCGGCCGGCGACGTGCCGGGCGAGGCCCCCGGCGACGTGCCGGCCGACGAGACGTGGCACAGCAGTCCGCCCGGTTCGATCTACGACTACATCAAGGTCGCCTCGTTCTCGATCGGCCCCGACGGCCTCGTCGACCAGTGGAGCGCGCGCGCCGAGCGGCTCTTCGGCGTGCCCGCGCGCGACGCCGTCGGCAAGGACCCCATCGAGGCCTTCGTCCCCGCCGAGCTGCGCGCCGGCGGCTACCGCAAGATGGCGGAGATCCTGGACGGACGGGAGTGGACGGGCGTCGTCCCCTTCCGTGTGCCCGGCGAGGACGGCGCCGGGGAATCCGGCCTGGAGGGCGTCGCCGAGGTCTACGTCATGCCGACCCGCACGGAGGACGGTGAGCGGGCCGCGGTCTGCATCGTCGTCGACGTCCGCGCGCTCCGGCAGATCGAGACGGACCTCGCCGCCTCGCAGGCCATTTTCGGCCAATCTCCCTTCGGCTTCCTGCTCTTCGGCACGGACCTGCGGGTCCAGCGTGCCAACCGCCGCTTCGCCGCCGTCTTCGGCGGTGGCACCGAGGACCACCGCGGCCGCACCGTCCACGACTACCTGCCGCGCCACGAGGCCGACCGCATGGCCGCCGCACTGAAGCGGGTCCTGGAGACCGGCGACTCCGTCACGGACATGCAGATCGTCGGCCCCGCGCCCGGCAGCAACGACCGCAGACACTGGTCGATCAACCTCTACCGCGTGCACAGCGGCTCCGGCCGCCCCATCGGGGTCGCGGGCATCGGCACCGACGTCACCCGGCGGCACGCCGCCGCCCGCGAGGCCGCCCACGCCCGCCGCAACCTCGCCCTCCTCAACGAGGCGGGCGCCCGCATAGGGAACTCCCTCGACCTGGAGACGACCGCCAGGGAACTCCTCGACGTCGCCGTCCCCGGCTTCTGCGACCTCGCCTCCGTCGACCTGTACCAAGGCCTGCTCGCCGGTGACGAGACCCCACCGGGCCTCGCCGACGGCAGCGCGGAACTGCGCCGCGTGGCCTTCGCGAGCGCCGTCGCCGACGCCCCGTTCCCGGAAGGGGGCGCGCCCGTCGACGTCGGCGCCGTGCACCGGTTCGCCTTCACCTCGCCCTGCGCCGACGCCCTGCGCGCGGCCCGGCCCCGGCTGACCACCGCGCGAGACGACGGCTCCGCGAGCCGCCTCACCGGCGGCCTCATCCAGTCGACGCTCGCCGTGCCGATGATCGCCCACGACACCGTGGTCGGCCTCGCCCAGTTCTCCCGTACGAAGGGCAGCGAACCCTTCGGTGAACGCGACCGCGCGCTCGCCGTCGAACTGGCCGCCCGCGCCGCCGTCTGCATCGACAACGCCCGCCTCTACCGCCGCGAACACGAACGCGCGCTGATCCTGCAACGCTCCCTGCTGCCCCCCGGCGACCCCGAGGCGTCCGGCCTGGACATCGCCTGCCGCTACCTGCCGGGCAACGCCGCCACGGAGGTGGGCGGCGACTGGTTCGATGTCATCGAGCTGCCGGGCCACCGCACCGCCCTGGTCGTCGGCGACGTCATGGGCCGCGGCCTGCGCGCCGCCGTCGCCATGGGGGAGCTGCGCACCGCCGTACGGACGCTGGCCCTGCTCGACCTGGAGCCCGCCGAGGTCCTCTCCGCCCTCGACGAGATCGCCCGCGGCCTCGGCAACCCCGCCGGGCCGCAGAACACCCGCGCGGCCCGCAAGGCGGCGGACGCGGACCTCAGCGAGGTCTACCTCGCCACCTGCGTCTACGCGGTCTACGACGCCGTCACCCGCCGCTGCACCTTCGCCAACGCGGGGCACCTGCCGCCCGCCCTGGTCGAGCCGGGAGACCCCGGGCAGGTCGCCCTCATGCTCGACGTCCCGCCCGGCCTGCCGCTCGGCGTCGGCGGCGAACCCTTCGAGGACGTGGAGGTCGAACTCCCCGAGGGAGCCCTCCTCGCGCTCTACACCGACGGCCTCGTCGAATCCCGCGACCACCCGCTGGACGAGGGGCTGAACGCGTTCGTACGCGCACTCGGCGACGCCCCGCCGGCCCTGGAGGACGTCTGCGACCACGTCCTGAACTCCCTCGACACCCACCACGGCGAGGACGACATCGCCCTGCTGATGGCCCGCGTCCAAGGGCTGCCGGCCGAGCACGTCGGCGACTGGACGCTGCCGCGCGACCCGAAGTCGGTGGGCCGCGCCCGTGAACTGGCCTGCGACCAGCTGCGCGCCTGGGACCTGGAACCGCTCTGCGACACGGCGGAACTGCTGGTCAGCGAACTCGTCACCAACGCCCTGCGGTACGGCGAGGGCGAGATCCGGCTGCGCCTCCTGCTTGACCGCACCCTGGTCTGCGAGGTCTGGGACGGCGGCTTCGTCCAGCCGCGCCGCCGCCGGGCACGCGACACCGACGAGGGCGGGCGCGGACTCCAGCTGGTCGGCCTGCTCAGCGCCGCGTGGGGCTCACGCAGGACCCCCCGGGGCAAGACGGTCTGGTTCGAACTCCCGCTGCCCGACGGGGAGACGGAGCCGATGGACGCGGCGGAGGCACTGCTCAGCCTGTTCTGACCCCGCGGGATTCAGGTGGTCGACTTGAGGGCGGCGAAGCGGGCATCGACCTCCGCCGCGTCGCCGAGG is a genomic window containing:
- a CDS encoding HAD-IB family hydrolase, whose protein sequence is MPKSDSVRRPRLVFTDVDETLITCKSLFDFLDYYAAGRYGAEGARRAARVREDLRAKTTAGLPREEGNRAYYRAWRGEPVAAVEEWARRWFTERSAAEGFYVRRVAEELRAHRADGARIALVSGSFRPLLAPLAEAVGAEHVLCARPERCGRVYTGALLGAPVIGAEKRRLVRELLARYADIDPADCYGYGDDPSDLPMLDEVGHAVRVGALARG
- a CDS encoding pyridoxal-phosphate dependent enzyme; translated protein: MTALPDRFCPADGTRVPGGSLEWACPVCRGPLDLDFSPTPAPLAALSGRVNSLWRYAESLPLPAPAISLGEGRTPLVELTPEVSAKLDFLMPTLSFKDRGAVVLAALAGHLGPDRVIADSSGNAGTAVAAYCARAGLPCTVYVPAGTPPRKLAQIGAHGARLEVVDGGRESTARAARAAAGTAGTFYASHVHNPYFLQGTKTYVHELWEDLGGRLPDALVVPVGNGTLLLGAALAVRELHAAGLIAKAPALYAVQAAAVAPLAEAWRAGAADLVGETPAAATSAEGIAIPRPPRARQILAAVREFRGSFLTVTDEQIAAARRDLAARGLYVEPTGVACWAAVRDGALDGRTAVVPLCGAGAKA
- a CDS encoding S8 family peptidase, with product MAVMRHNRRRLAGISATAVAALALGVVSALPATADARQADGRIENAGAPGTIKNSYIVSLDKDGPKARSAEGRALAKEYGAKIERTYDKALNGYAVELTEAEAKKFAADPAVDAVVQNRTFTASATQTNPPSWGLDRIDQKTLPLDQKYTYPDSAGEGVTAYVIDTGVRISHSDFGGRASYGYDAIDNDNTAQDGHGHGTHVAGTVAGTLHGVAKKAKIVGVRVLNNQGSGTTAQVVAGIDWVTKNAVKPAVANMSLGGGADSALDTAVRNSIASGITYAVAAGNESTDASTKSPARVAEAITVGATTSTDARASYSNYGSILDIFAPGSSITSSWNSSDSATNTISGTSMASPHVAGAAAIYVGQNPSATPAQVSSALVGASSTGVVTNPGSGSPNRLLNVTGGTTNPPGKKFTNDTDYAIQDNATAESPVTVTEVPGNAPAALSVPVTIQHTYIGDLQVQLIAPDGTAYTLKGYGTGGSADNINTTYTVNASSETANGTWKLRVSDNAAQDTGKIDSWSLQF
- a CDS encoding GntR family transcriptional regulator, which translates into the protein MTFGEQPAYLRVAGDLRKKIVDGSLPPHTRLPSQARIREEYGVSDTVALEARKVLMAEGLVEGRSGSGTYVRERPVPRRIARTGYRAVNGGSTPFRQEQAAEGARGTWESRSEQVEAGAAIAERLAIRQGDRVMCTKYVFRDAGEAMMLSTSWEPLAVTGRTPVMLPEEGPLGGCGVVERMAAIDVVVDNVAEEVGARPGLAEELTALGGVPGHVVLVVQRTYYASGRPVETADVVVPADRYCVAYHLPVK
- a CDS encoding SPOR domain-containing protein — its product is MNDGTVTLPWLVIRQDDNGNRYRVGRFATKAEAQKIADSLDDRGHQQLYWIEKLNQNGGGR
- a CDS encoding (deoxy)nucleoside triphosphate pyrophosphohydrolase, translated to MNERIVVGAALYDDGRLLAARRSAPPELAGGWELPGGKVEPGERGEDALVRELREELGVEAEVVERVPGQWPLAKGYVLRVWTARLLSGVAEPLQDHDELRWLAPDQVWSVDWLTADVPAVTAALAVARATH
- a CDS encoding ATP-binding protein, producing the protein MIGVIDIEGDCAEWDFPADPGAVRTARHVVREQLGDWGLASLGDITALLVSELVTNSLRHASGPIGVRLVRPADPLGTLLVEVSDPLPDPPLARAAAPDDESGRGLQLVARSSRRWGTRQGRTGRTGKTVWFELALPG
- a CDS encoding SpoIIE family protein phosphatase, with amino-acid sequence MSEIPAKATGPHGPSGDAQTERPSGDPAAGGPAGDVPGEAPGDVPADETWHSSPPGSIYDYIKVASFSIGPDGLVDQWSARAERLFGVPARDAVGKDPIEAFVPAELRAGGYRKMAEILDGREWTGVVPFRVPGEDGAGESGLEGVAEVYVMPTRTEDGERAAVCIVVDVRALRQIETDLAASQAIFGQSPFGFLLFGTDLRVQRANRRFAAVFGGGTEDHRGRTVHDYLPRHEADRMAAALKRVLETGDSVTDMQIVGPAPGSNDRRHWSINLYRVHSGSGRPIGVAGIGTDVTRRHAAAREAAHARRNLALLNEAGARIGNSLDLETTARELLDVAVPGFCDLASVDLYQGLLAGDETPPGLADGSAELRRVAFASAVADAPFPEGGAPVDVGAVHRFAFTSPCADALRAARPRLTTARDDGSASRLTGGLIQSTLAVPMIAHDTVVGLAQFSRTKGSEPFGERDRALAVELAARAAVCIDNARLYRREHERALILQRSLLPPGDPEASGLDIACRYLPGNAATEVGGDWFDVIELPGHRTALVVGDVMGRGLRAAVAMGELRTAVRTLALLDLEPAEVLSALDEIARGLGNPAGPQNTRAARKAADADLSEVYLATCVYAVYDAVTRRCTFANAGHLPPALVEPGDPGQVALMLDVPPGLPLGVGGEPFEDVEVELPEGALLALYTDGLVESRDHPLDEGLNAFVRALGDAPPALEDVCDHVLNSLDTHHGEDDIALLMARVQGLPAEHVGDWTLPRDPKSVGRARELACDQLRAWDLEPLCDTAELLVSELVTNALRYGEGEIRLRLLLDRTLVCEVWDGGFVQPRRRRARDTDEGGRGLQLVGLLSAAWGSRRTPRGKTVWFELPLPDGETEPMDAAEALLSLF